The Geothermobacter ehrlichii genome has a segment encoding these proteins:
- a CDS encoding adenine nucleotide alpha hydrolase family protein: MAYRNILVHLDQCERSGYRFGLALELARRQGARLSVYYATPFPFVGQEPEKRLRADLLADCRHRAEQVGVELAWCDDAETLVHQPLPVRLNYQAFFADLTLIGQPAPGTGSASAALKDLPEKLIFSTGRPVLTVPYVGEFERLGSRIMVAWRSGRASARALLDALPLMRQAESVHLLTFITSRGEQGLAGETLDRLGSYLKCHGIAAETETRLIQDIGFGDALLNRVTDEGIDLLVAGGPLPAAPAPMAGQLLKEMTVPVLMSS; the protein is encoded by the coding sequence ATGGCCTATCGGAACATTCTGGTCCATCTCGACCAGTGCGAGCGCAGCGGCTACCGGTTTGGACTGGCCCTGGAACTGGCCCGGCGGCAGGGAGCGCGCCTGAGCGTCTATTACGCAACGCCTTTTCCGTTTGTCGGACAGGAGCCGGAAAAGAGGCTGCGGGCGGACCTGCTTGCCGACTGCCGGCATCGGGCGGAGCAGGTGGGTGTCGAGCTGGCCTGGTGCGATGACGCGGAAACGCTGGTCCACCAGCCGCTGCCGGTCCGCCTCAACTACCAGGCCTTCTTCGCCGACCTGACCCTGATCGGCCAGCCTGCGCCGGGGACCGGCTCGGCGTCTGCTGCGCTGAAGGATCTGCCGGAAAAGCTGATCTTCAGTACTGGACGTCCCGTGCTGACCGTCCCCTACGTCGGCGAGTTCGAGCGCCTGGGCTCCCGCATCATGGTGGCCTGGCGTTCGGGCCGGGCGTCGGCCCGGGCGTTGCTCGACGCCCTGCCGCTGATGCGGCAGGCCGAGTCGGTGCATCTGCTCACCTTCATCACCAGCCGTGGCGAGCAGGGACTGGCCGGCGAAACCCTCGACCGGCTCGGGAGCTACCTGAAATGTCACGGTATCGCTGCCGAGACGGAAACCCGGCTGATTCAGGATATCGGTTTCGGCGACGCCCTGCTCAACCGGGTGACCGACGAAGGGATCGACCTGCTGGTGGCCGGCGGCCCGCTGCCGGCGGCGCCGGCTCCCATGGCCGGGCAGCTGCTCAAGGAGATGACGGTGCCGGTGTTGATGTCGAGCTAG